From the Flavobacterium galactosidilyticum genome, one window contains:
- a CDS encoding 3-hydroxyacyl-CoA dehydrogenase family protein has translation MKIIAVIGAGTMGNGIAHTFAQSGFTVKLIDVSEKSLDKGMNTIAANLDRMVAKGTITQEDKVKTITNIITYTDIKDGVVGVDLVVEAATENVELKLNIFKQLNEACSHNTILASNTSSISITQIGAVVTHPERVIGMHFMNPVPIMKLVEIIRGYNTSDEVTKIIMDLSEKLGKTPVEVNDYPGFVANRILMPMINEAIETLYNKVAGVYEIDTVMKLGMGHPMGPLQLADFIGLDVCLAILNVMYDGFKNPKYAPCPLLVNMVRAGKMGVKSGEGFYDYSESKKAEKISKQFK, from the coding sequence ATGAAAATAATAGCAGTTATTGGAGCAGGAACAATGGGAAATGGAATCGCCCACACCTTTGCACAAAGTGGTTTCACTGTAAAATTAATTGATGTTTCTGAGAAATCATTGGATAAAGGAATGAATACGATTGCCGCTAATCTTGACAGAATGGTAGCTAAGGGAACAATCACACAAGAAGATAAAGTAAAAACTATTACTAACATCATAACTTACACTGATATCAAAGATGGAGTTGTAGGAGTAGATCTAGTAGTGGAAGCGGCAACTGAAAATGTAGAATTAAAATTAAATATTTTCAAGCAATTGAATGAAGCTTGTTCTCACAATACTATTCTAGCGTCCAATACTTCTTCAATTTCTATAACACAAATAGGAGCTGTTGTAACGCATCCAGAACGAGTAATAGGAATGCACTTCATGAATCCCGTACCTATTATGAAGCTCGTTGAAATCATTCGTGGTTACAACACTTCAGACGAGGTGACGAAAATCATCATGGATTTATCTGAAAAATTAGGAAAAACTCCTGTTGAAGTAAATGACTATCCTGGATTTGTTGCAAATAGAATTTTGATGCCTATGATTAATGAGGCTATCGAAACTTTATACAATAAAGTAGCAGGTGTTTACGAAATTGATACAGTAATGAAATTAGGTATGGGCCACCCAATGGGGCCTTTACAATTAGCTGATTTCATTGGACTTGATGTTTGCTTGGCAATTTTGAATGTAATGTATGATGGTTTCAAAAATCCAAAATACGCTCCTTGTCCTTTATTAGTAAACATGGTTCGTGCCGGTAAAATGGGTGTGAAATCCGGTGAAGGTTTCTACGACTATAGCGAAAGTAAAAAAGCAGAAAAAATTTCTAAACAATTTAAATAG
- a CDS encoding ion transporter has translation MERMKSKFDTFRQKVNIIIYGTNTAYGRLFDLVLLGVIVVSAIIVMLETVKGFDQKYHVELIVLEWIITIFFTLEYILRIISIKKPIRYIFSFYGIIDLLATLPMYLSLFFAGASVLSILRAVRLLRLFKILKHPKFSNQSSHLREALIASKGKILIFMYFMLVSSVIIGSLMYVVEGKEGGFSSIPISIYWTIVTLTTVGYGDISPITPLGQAIASIVMIMGYGIIAVPTGIVSAEFASFNVKKSIPERVNPCHNCGVDGHEFNAKYCYNCGEAL, from the coding sequence ATGGAAAGAATGAAGTCAAAATTTGACACCTTCAGACAGAAAGTAAATATCATAATATACGGAACTAATACAGCTTACGGTCGCTTATTTGATCTAGTACTTTTAGGAGTAATTGTGGTAAGTGCCATTATTGTAATGCTAGAAACAGTAAAGGGTTTTGACCAAAAATACCATGTAGAACTGATCGTTTTAGAATGGATTATAACCATTTTCTTTACCCTCGAATATATTCTTCGGATTATATCTATTAAAAAACCGATTCGATACATCTTTAGTTTTTACGGAATTATTGATTTGCTGGCCACTTTACCCATGTATTTATCGCTATTTTTTGCCGGAGCAAGTGTATTATCTATTTTACGCGCCGTGAGACTATTAAGATTGTTTAAAATTTTAAAACATCCTAAATTCTCAAATCAATCCAGTCATTTACGTGAAGCATTAATAGCTAGCAAAGGAAAAATTCTTATTTTTATGTATTTCATGTTAGTGAGCAGCGTAATTATTGGGTCATTAATGTACGTTGTAGAAGGAAAAGAAGGAGGCTTCAGTAGTATTCCTATCAGCATATATTGGACCATTGTAACCCTAACAACGGTAGGATACGGTGATATTTCACCTATTACACCTCTAGGACAAGCCATTGCTTCAATAGTAATGATAATGGGTTACGGAATTATAGCAGTGCCCACCGGAATAGTTTCGGCTGAATTTGCAAGTTTTAATGTAAAAAAATCAATACCTGAACGAGTTAATCCATGCCATAATTGTGGTGTAGATGGACATGAGTTCAATGCTAAATACTGCTATAATTGCGGTGAAGCGCTCTAA
- the coaE gene encoding dephospho-CoA kinase (Dephospho-CoA kinase (CoaE) performs the final step in coenzyme A biosynthesis.) translates to MTKIIGLTGGIGSGKTTIAKYMHSFGIPLYIADDQARKLMESHEIVHAIKKKFGEVIFDKEILNRAKLAEIVFNEPEKLEELNAIIHPAVKSDFKEWLLQNKSAPFIIYEAAILFESGNYLNCDYIITVVAPIDIRIERVMKRDKTSRELILKRMEAQWTDEQRVSKSDFVIENEDLKTAKQKVDEILKILKIK, encoded by the coding sequence ATGACAAAAATTATAGGTTTAACAGGTGGAATTGGTAGTGGGAAAACTACAATTGCCAAATATATGCATTCTTTTGGTATTCCACTCTATATTGCTGATGATCAGGCCAGAAAATTGATGGAGTCTCATGAAATTGTACATGCAATTAAAAAGAAATTTGGAGAAGTTATTTTTGACAAAGAGATACTCAATAGAGCCAAACTAGCTGAAATTGTGTTTAACGAACCTGAGAAATTAGAGGAATTAAATGCGATTATTCATCCTGCTGTAAAAAGCGATTTTAAAGAGTGGCTTTTGCAAAATAAGAGCGCTCCTTTTATCATTTACGAAGCAGCAATTTTGTTTGAAAGCGGAAACTACTTAAACTGCGATTATATAATTACTGTCGTAGCTCCTATAGATATTAGGATCGAGCGTGTGATGAAACGTGACAAAACCAGTCGCGAACTTATATTGAAGCGAATGGAAGCGCAGTGGACAGATGAGCAACGAGTTTCAAAGAGTGATTTTGTTATAGAAAATGAGGATCTTAAAACTGCAAAACAAAAAGTGGACGAAATTCTTAAAATTTTAAAGATTAAATAA
- a CDS encoding sensor histidine kinase → MNKLFFRLLVLLMSLSLIGIILVQVYWFNTSFKNNDEQFKLHVKQVLGNVADKIQKQEAYSFYDKINHYKDSTGNIPKREEITEFYYVQKNPKTNKTIVYSNSITSENFNISPTYFDKKFDSEKFRSFSSKRTTEVYNDNSIDKSGVSQSLIPDVRVEKMGNLDALDSASFEIYYKDVTAALPIQERVSKETLTKLIRKELEESGVNTKFEFSVYSNNLATNVKSAEFKYDKNATYSIPVFSDNEGNSKYQLLVTFPYKKKFLLSELVSITVLSIVFTLIILIAYSSALNQLIRQRQISEIKNDFINNMTHEFKTPIATINLALDAIRNPKIIDDKEKVLRYLQMIKDENKRMHAQVENVLRISKLEKKELDIVKESHNVQDIINDAIEHVNLILEDREGVITTHFDALRDTVLINDVHFTNVIVNILENAIKYSPNVPVIEIITENIKDMIIIKVKDKGLGMSKVAQKRIFEKFYREHTGDIHNVKGHGLGLAYVKRIVDDHNGQVYVESEKGKGSTFIIKLPLIN, encoded by the coding sequence ATGAATAAACTTTTTTTTAGATTACTTGTTTTGTTGATGAGCTTATCCCTAATTGGGATTATTCTTGTTCAGGTGTATTGGTTTAATACGTCATTCAAGAATAATGATGAGCAATTCAAACTTCATGTTAAACAAGTTTTAGGAAACGTTGCTGATAAAATTCAAAAACAAGAAGCTTATAGTTTTTATGATAAAATAAATCATTACAAGGATAGCACAGGAAATATTCCAAAAAGAGAAGAGATAACGGAATTCTATTATGTTCAAAAGAATCCGAAAACTAATAAAACAATAGTTTATTCTAACAGTATAACTTCTGAAAATTTCAATATTTCGCCTACGTACTTTGATAAAAAATTTGATAGCGAAAAATTTAGAAGTTTTAGCTCTAAAAGAACTACAGAAGTTTATAATGATAATTCTATTGATAAATCAGGTGTTTCGCAAAGTTTGATACCAGATGTTCGAGTAGAAAAAATGGGTAATCTTGATGCACTAGACAGTGCTTCATTCGAGATATATTATAAAGATGTTACGGCTGCATTGCCAATTCAGGAACGAGTTTCAAAAGAAACTTTAACCAAACTGATACGAAAAGAACTTGAAGAGTCTGGAGTGAATACGAAGTTTGAATTTAGTGTTTACAGTAATAATTTAGCAACGAATGTAAAATCGGCTGAATTTAAGTACGATAAAAATGCAACCTATTCTATTCCGGTTTTTTCTGATAATGAAGGAAATAGTAAATACCAACTGTTAGTTACTTTTCCTTATAAAAAGAAATTTTTGTTATCTGAGTTAGTTAGTATTACCGTTCTATCAATAGTTTTTACATTAATTATTTTAATTGCTTATAGCAGCGCATTAAATCAATTAATTCGTCAACGTCAGATTTCTGAAATCAAAAATGACTTCATTAATAATATGACTCATGAGTTTAAAACGCCTATTGCAACTATCAATTTAGCATTAGACGCGATTAGAAACCCAAAGATAATTGATGATAAAGAAAAAGTATTGCGCTACTTGCAGATGATAAAAGATGAAAATAAACGGATGCATGCGCAAGTTGAAAATGTATTACGTATATCTAAATTAGAGAAGAAGGAATTAGATATTGTTAAGGAATCGCATAATGTTCAAGATATTATTAATGATGCCATTGAACATGTTAATTTGATTTTAGAAGATAGAGAAGGAGTAATCACAACGCATTTTGATGCTTTGAGGGACACAGTTTTAATTAATGATGTCCATTTTACAAATGTGATTGTAAATATTTTAGAAAATGCGATTAAATATTCACCAAATGTTCCTGTAATTGAGATTATAACTGAGAATATCAAAGATATGATCATTATAAAAGTTAAAGATAAAGGTCTTGGAATGAGTAAAGTAGCTCAGAAAAGAATTTTCGAAAAGTTTTATAGAGAGCATACAGGTGACATACATAATGTCAAAGGGCATGGTTTAGGTTTAGCGTATGTAAAAAGAATAGTTGACGACCACAACGGTCAAGTATATGTTGAAAGTGAAAAGGGAAAAGGAAGTACCTTCATAATAAAATTACCACTAATAAATTAA
- a CDS encoding acyl-[acyl-carrier-protein] thioesterase: MPVAPNFTSTLSKDWTINFTQCAPNGYLKYTDLCNLLQLTAAAHSETGGISFMDMQEFDQAWVLSRMRVEITKLPKSGDIVTVKTWINSLENSRSVRALEMHLNGEKIVGSETFWAVFNTKKRRPEPLALPYEHFQLYPEKRATIEGFSKISLNHDKEIVFEKTVFLSDLDIVNHVNNVKYLEWCMDLVDENLILNQKLESFEMNFMKELSFKDTVIIHESISASDAVFSITKEEKACFALQLNWSNPK; this comes from the coding sequence ATGCCAGTAGCACCAAATTTCACATCCACATTAAGCAAAGATTGGACTATTAATTTTACGCAATGCGCGCCAAATGGTTATTTGAAATATACTGACTTATGCAATCTGTTGCAACTAACAGCGGCGGCACATTCTGAAACTGGAGGAATTAGTTTTATGGACATGCAGGAATTTGATCAAGCTTGGGTTTTGAGTAGAATGCGTGTTGAAATTACTAAATTACCAAAATCAGGAGATATAGTAACTGTAAAAACTTGGATAAATTCACTAGAAAATTCCCGTTCTGTTCGTGCTTTAGAAATGCATCTAAATGGTGAAAAAATAGTAGGTTCTGAAACTTTTTGGGCCGTTTTCAACACAAAAAAACGTCGTCCTGAACCACTAGCACTACCATACGAGCATTTTCAACTCTACCCTGAAAAAAGAGCGACAATTGAAGGATTCTCTAAGATAAGTTTAAATCATGACAAAGAAATAGTTTTTGAAAAAACAGTTTTCCTATCTGATTTAGATATCGTAAATCATGTTAACAATGTGAAATATTTGGAATGGTGTATGGATTTAGTCGATGAGAACTTAATTCTCAATCAAAAATTAGAAAGTTTCGAAATGAATTTCATGAAGGAATTATCATTTAAAGACACTGTTATTATTCACGAAAGTATTTCGGCAAGTGATGCTGTTTTTAGTATAACAAAGGAAGAAAAAGCTTGTTTTGCTCTACAATTGAATTGGAGTAATCCCAAGTAA
- a CDS encoding DUF1015 domain-containing protein: MAKIVPFQAVRPTRDKVCLVTCRSYEEYVNAELAAQLDFNPLSFLHILKPAYTNQETVSFEKRYRQVHQKYQEFKNEIILIKDNKPAIYIHKIVTKTHSFTGIIVGTSVEDYCNNIIKKHEDIIEFRVQLLKNYMQYTEFNTEPVLMTYPDNKTIENWIYNCSQKLADFEFSTTKKEIHYLWKIDDTLEINWLQNIFSKTESLYIADGHHRTEALKLLSNENEVLENPSKNHILSYLISENNVKIYEFNRLVKDLNGLSKRDFIKAIEKNFIVEIKFQQPFKPLEKKHFGMYLDHDFYSLILREENNIFNNALESLDAQILYRKVLLPILGIEDLRNDERIEYLSGKQSILEVKNKIDQGEFKVGFLLFPSNIQEIKALSDANQIMPPKSTYIEPKFRSGLVIYEF; this comes from the coding sequence ATGGCTAAAATAGTTCCTTTTCAAGCAGTAAGACCTACTCGAGATAAAGTTTGCTTGGTAACTTGTCGTTCCTATGAAGAATATGTAAATGCCGAATTAGCCGCGCAATTAGATTTTAACCCATTATCTTTTTTACATATTTTAAAACCAGCGTACACCAATCAAGAAACGGTTTCTTTTGAAAAAAGATATCGACAAGTACACCAAAAATATCAAGAGTTCAAAAATGAAATTATTTTAATCAAAGACAACAAGCCTGCTATTTATATTCACAAAATCGTTACTAAAACGCATTCATTCACAGGAATTATTGTAGGAACAAGCGTGGAGGATTACTGCAATAATATCATTAAAAAACACGAAGACATAATTGAATTTAGAGTTCAGCTATTGAAAAACTATATGCAATATACGGAGTTCAACACAGAGCCCGTTTTAATGACATATCCGGACAATAAAACCATTGAAAATTGGATTTATAATTGCTCTCAAAAACTAGCCGATTTTGAATTTTCAACTACTAAGAAAGAAATCCATTATTTATGGAAAATTGACGATACCTTAGAAATCAATTGGCTTCAAAATATTTTTAGTAAAACAGAAAGCCTTTATATAGCTGACGGACATCATCGCACAGAGGCTTTAAAATTACTTTCTAATGAGAATGAAGTTTTAGAAAACCCTTCTAAAAATCATATATTAAGCTATTTAATTTCCGAGAATAATGTTAAAATATACGAATTCAATCGACTTGTAAAAGATTTGAATGGTTTATCTAAACGAGATTTTATAAAAGCTATAGAAAAGAATTTTATTGTTGAAATTAAATTCCAGCAGCCTTTTAAACCTTTAGAAAAAAAACATTTCGGAATGTATCTTGACCATGATTTTTACAGCTTAATTTTAAGAGAAGAAAATAATATATTCAATAATGCATTGGAGAGTTTAGATGCTCAAATATTATATAGAAAAGTACTCTTGCCCATTCTCGGCATTGAAGACCTACGTAATGATGAACGAATTGAATATCTCTCAGGAAAGCAATCAATATTAGAAGTGAAAAATAAAATTGACCAAGGAGAATTTAAAGTCGGTTTCTTATTATTTCCATCAAATATTCAAGAAATAAAAGCTTTATCGGATGCCAATCAGATTATGCCTCCAAAAAGCACATATATTGAACCAAAATTCCGAAGTGGATTAGTGATTTATGAATTTTAG
- the miaA gene encoding tRNA (adenosine(37)-N6)-dimethylallyltransferase MiaA produces MKYLITIVGPTAIGKTSRSIILANHFNCEIVSCDSRQFFKEMTIGTAVPSSAELASAKHHFIQNKSIFENYTVGDYEKEAIAKLDELFLTNDYAILVGGSGLYVDAVLKGFDEFPEIDPTLRLEVNSNYEKLGIGHLQQKLEQLDPNYYKTLTIENPQTLLNPQRMMRFVEVCIGSGKPYSSFLNQKQNSRSFTPILIGLEAERKIIYDRINKRVDIMMHEGLLNEAKKLYPNKELNALQTVGYRELFSYFNHEISLDFAVEEIKKNTRRFSKRQLTWFKRNENTKWFDFETPIEKLITYINSLK; encoded by the coding sequence ATGAAATATCTAATCACAATAGTTGGCCCCACAGCCATAGGAAAAACTTCCAGGAGTATTATACTAGCCAATCATTTTAACTGTGAAATTGTTTCCTGTGACAGCCGACAATTTTTTAAGGAAATGACAATAGGAACTGCTGTTCCAAGCTCTGCTGAACTTGCTTCAGCCAAACATCATTTCATACAAAACAAATCGATTTTCGAAAATTACACCGTAGGCGACTATGAAAAAGAAGCCATCGCTAAACTAGATGAATTATTCTTAACGAATGACTACGCCATATTAGTTGGTGGATCTGGCCTATATGTCGATGCAGTACTAAAAGGATTTGATGAATTTCCTGAAATTGACCCTACTTTACGATTAGAAGTTAATTCAAATTACGAAAAACTAGGCATTGGACACTTACAACAAAAATTAGAACAATTAGATCCTAATTATTATAAAACCTTAACTATTGAGAATCCACAGACTTTACTAAATCCTCAACGTATGATGCGATTTGTAGAGGTTTGCATTGGCTCAGGCAAACCTTATTCCTCTTTTTTAAATCAAAAGCAAAACAGTAGAAGCTTCACTCCCATTTTGATAGGCTTAGAAGCAGAAAGAAAAATAATATACGACCGCATCAATAAGCGTGTGGATATTATGATGCATGAAGGGCTATTAAATGAAGCGAAAAAGTTATATCCTAATAAAGAGCTGAATGCATTGCAAACTGTAGGTTACAGAGAGCTTTTTAGTTATTTTAATCACGAAATTTCATTAGATTTTGCGGTAGAAGAAATCAAGAAAAACACAAGACGATTTTCTAAACGACAATTAACTTGGTTTAAAAGAAATGAAAATACAAAATGGTTCGATTTTGAAACTCCAATAGAAAAACTGATTACATATATTAATTCTTTGAAGTAG
- a CDS encoding response regulator transcription factor — protein MENVNKKILLVEDDLNFGAVLKDYLMLNDFEVTLAKNGMEGFEKFKKDTYDLCILDVMMPYKDGYTLAKEIREKNNEVPIIFLTAKSMKEDVLKGYKAGADDYLNKPFDSEVLLMKIKAIIQRKSSDTKAEQVQFEFNIGKFHLNSKLRFLTFSNEEPIKLSPKENELLKMLILHENDLMPRELALTKIWRDDNYFTSRSMDVYIAKLRKYLKLDDNVEILNIHGEGFRLVVKNKVSE, from the coding sequence ATGGAAAATGTAAATAAAAAAATACTTCTTGTAGAAGACGATCTTAATTTTGGTGCAGTATTAAAAGATTATTTAATGCTAAATGATTTTGAAGTTACCTTGGCTAAAAACGGCATGGAAGGTTTTGAAAAGTTCAAAAAAGACACTTACGATTTGTGTATACTTGACGTAATGATGCCTTACAAAGATGGATATACACTTGCTAAGGAAATTCGAGAAAAAAATAATGAGGTGCCTATTATTTTCTTAACAGCAAAATCTATGAAAGAGGATGTGTTAAAAGGATACAAAGCTGGTGCTGATGATTACTTGAACAAACCTTTTGATTCTGAAGTGTTGTTGATGAAAATCAAAGCGATTATCCAAAGAAAATCTTCAGATACTAAAGCAGAACAAGTACAATTTGAATTCAATATTGGTAAATTTCATTTGAACTCTAAACTTCGTTTTTTAACCTTCAGTAATGAAGAACCAATAAAACTATCTCCAAAAGAGAACGAACTATTAAAAATGCTTATTCTTCATGAAAATGACTTGATGCCCAGAGAATTAGCGTTGACAAAAATATGGAGAGATGATAATTATTTCACATCAAGAAGTATGGATGTTTACATTGCTAAATTGCGAAAATATTTAAAACTAGATGATAATGTTGAAATCTTAAATATTCACGGTGAAGGTTTTAGATTAGTAGTTAAAAATAAAGTATCAGAATAA
- a CDS encoding glycosyltransferase, with product MLFSLIIPVYNRPDEVDELLESLTHSTYKETFEIVLVEDGSSLLCKNIAQNYADRLDISYYFKENSGPGDSRNYGMKMAKGEYFIIFDSDCIIPQDYLTEVDKALKQNYVDCFGGPDRALDSFSDKQKAINFAMTSFLTTGGIRGGSEKIGKFQPRSFNMGLSKKAFEASKGFGNIHPGEDPDLSIRLWNLGFETKLFPNAYVYHKRRIDWEKFSVQVNKFGKARPILNSWYPKYNKLTFFFPSVFIIGFAISIFLMLIYNFDYLLQLYFLYFLILFLVSSYQSKSIKIGYFALIAVWIQFYGYGIGFIKSFFKVIVLKQKPQEAFPELFFKI from the coding sequence ATGTTATTTTCCTTAATAATCCCTGTTTACAATCGTCCAGATGAAGTTGATGAACTTTTAGAGAGTTTAACTCATTCAACATACAAAGAAACATTCGAAATTGTGCTTGTAGAAGATGGTTCTAGTTTATTATGTAAAAATATTGCTCAAAATTATGCTGACCGACTTGATATATCTTATTATTTTAAGGAAAATTCAGGGCCTGGAGATTCTAGGAACTACGGAATGAAAATGGCTAAAGGTGAATACTTTATAATTTTTGATTCGGATTGTATCATTCCACAAGATTATTTGACAGAAGTTGATAAAGCCTTGAAGCAAAATTATGTAGACTGTTTTGGAGGCCCGGACAGGGCTTTGGATAGTTTTTCAGATAAACAAAAAGCAATTAATTTCGCAATGACCTCTTTTCTTACTACTGGAGGAATTCGAGGCGGCTCTGAAAAAATAGGGAAGTTTCAGCCGCGAAGTTTTAACATGGGATTGTCTAAAAAAGCTTTTGAAGCATCAAAAGGATTTGGAAACATCCATCCAGGTGAAGATCCAGATCTTTCAATACGATTATGGAATCTTGGTTTTGAAACCAAATTGTTTCCTAATGCGTATGTATATCATAAAAGAAGAATTGATTGGGAAAAATTCTCTGTTCAGGTAAATAAATTTGGAAAAGCAAGACCTATATTAAATAGTTGGTACCCTAAATATAATAAACTTACTTTTTTCTTTCCATCAGTTTTTATTATTGGGTTTGCTATATCTATTTTTCTAATGCTTATTTATAATTTTGATTATCTATTACAGCTATATTTTTTATACTTTTTAATACTTTTCTTAGTGTCATCTTACCAAAGTAAGAGCATTAAAATTGGCTATTTCGCTCTTATCGCGGTATGGATTCAGTTTTACGGTTATGGCATCGGATTTATAAAATCTTTTTTTAAAGTGATTGTTTTAAAACAGAAACCACAAGAGGCTTTCCCTGAATTATTTTTCAAGATTTAA
- a CDS encoding exonuclease domain-containing protein has product MYAILDIETTGGQFNEEGITEIAIYKFDGHEVVDQFISLVNPEIPIQPFVVKLTGINNAMLISAPKFFEVAKRIIEITNDCVIVAHNASFDYRILRTEFRRLGYNFEARTLCTVELSKKLLPEQPSHSLGKLVRALGIPMADRHRASGDALATIKLFKILLEKDIEKEIVKDFIKLEVEKGIAPQLLDIISSLPSTTGVYYIHNEKGNVIYIGKSRNIKKRINQHFTGTSAKCKKIQAQVFTVSYEETGSELIALLKESQEIKINKPILNRAQRKSIFQYALYAEKDEKGYLNLKIQKADGRKREITSFSSLQEAKNTLFRITSHYNLCQKLTGLYHTKTNCFQYSIKECDGACIGAVSPEIYNARVHEFIEKNTFENQNMILTDKGRNISERSAVLIENGIYKGYAFYDLNYQVHTIEILRNIIIPMQNNRDTKSIIQGHIRKSKSIKTIKF; this is encoded by the coding sequence TTGTACGCAATACTTGACATAGAAACCACTGGGGGACAATTTAACGAAGAAGGAATTACTGAAATCGCCATTTATAAATTTGATGGTCATGAGGTGGTCGATCAATTCATCAGCTTGGTCAATCCGGAAATTCCCATTCAGCCCTTTGTAGTAAAACTGACTGGCATAAACAACGCTATGCTAATCTCAGCACCTAAATTTTTTGAAGTTGCAAAACGTATTATCGAAATAACTAATGACTGCGTGATTGTTGCTCATAACGCTTCATTTGACTATCGAATTTTAAGAACAGAATTCAGGCGTTTAGGTTATAATTTCGAAGCTAGAACGCTTTGCACCGTTGAATTATCTAAAAAATTGCTGCCGGAACAACCTTCTCATAGTTTAGGAAAGCTAGTTCGCGCATTAGGAATTCCTATGGCAGACCGACACCGTGCAAGTGGCGATGCGCTAGCAACTATTAAGTTATTCAAAATACTTTTAGAAAAAGATATCGAAAAAGAAATCGTAAAAGATTTTATCAAACTCGAAGTCGAAAAAGGCATAGCACCACAACTGTTAGATATAATCTCAAGCTTACCTTCAACTACTGGTGTGTATTATATTCACAATGAAAAAGGTAATGTAATTTACATTGGCAAAAGCCGAAATATAAAAAAGCGAATTAATCAGCATTTTACAGGTACATCAGCTAAATGTAAAAAAATTCAAGCGCAGGTTTTTACCGTGTCCTATGAGGAAACGGGAAGCGAACTAATTGCTTTACTGAAAGAGAGTCAAGAGATAAAAATCAATAAACCTATATTAAATAGAGCGCAACGAAAGAGTATTTTTCAATATGCATTATATGCAGAAAAGGATGAGAAAGGATATTTAAATCTTAAAATTCAAAAAGCTGACGGCCGTAAAAGAGAAATAACTTCATTTTCGTCATTGCAAGAAGCAAAAAACACCTTATTCAGAATAACATCACATTATAATTTATGCCAAAAACTAACAGGTTTGTACCATACAAAAACAAATTGTTTTCAATATAGCATAAAGGAGTGCGATGGCGCATGCATTGGCGCAGTATCGCCAGAAATTTATAACGCCAGAGTACACGAGTTTATCGAAAAAAATACATTTGAAAATCAAAATATGATTCTTACCGACAAAGGAAGAAATATAAGTGAGCGATCAGCAGTTTTAATAGAAAACGGCATCTATAAAGGATATGCTTTTTATGATTTGAACTACCAAGTCCATACTATCGAAATCTTGAGAAATATTATTATTCCCATGCAAAACAATCGAGACACAAAGAGTATTATTCAAGGGCACATCCGAAAAAGTAAATCAATAAAAACGATAAAATTCTAA
- a CDS encoding YggS family pyridoxal phosphate-dependent enzyme → MSIEQNLLSIKSTLPKQVTLVAVSKTKPVSDLMEAYEAGQCVFGENKIQEMVEKWEMMPKDIQWHMIGHVQTNKVKFMAPFVNLIHGVDSLKLLQEIDKQAKKNNRTIDCLLQIFVAEEETKFGLDEDELALLLSSTIFQGLKNIRVIGLMGMATFTANQNQIKKEFTHLKTIFDKLQVTKTTNCQLNTISMGMSGDYQLAIDCGSTMVRIGSSIFGGRK, encoded by the coding sequence ATGTCAATAGAACAAAATTTACTCTCTATAAAATCAACTTTACCAAAACAAGTGACACTTGTTGCAGTTTCAAAAACGAAACCCGTTTCAGATTTAATGGAAGCTTATGAAGCAGGTCAATGTGTTTTTGGAGAAAACAAAATTCAGGAAATGGTTGAAAAATGGGAAATGATGCCAAAAGACATTCAGTGGCACATGATTGGTCACGTTCAAACGAATAAAGTCAAATTCATGGCACCATTTGTAAATCTAATCCACGGAGTTGATAGCTTGAAATTATTACAGGAAATCGACAAACAAGCAAAAAAAAACAACAGAACAATTGATTGCTTACTTCAAATATTCGTTGCAGAAGAGGAAACTAAATTTGGACTAGACGAAGATGAGTTAGCTTTACTTCTCTCCTCTACTATATTTCAAGGATTAAAAAACATTAGGGTCATTGGTTTAATGGGAATGGCAACATTTACAGCTAATCAAAACCAAATTAAGAAAGAATTTACACACTTAAAAACTATTTTTGATAAGCTTCAAGTCACGAAAACTACAAATTGCCAACTTAATACCATCTCAATGGGAATGTCTGGCGATTATCAACTCGCAATTGATTGCGGAAGCACAATGGTTCGAATAGGAAGTAGTATCTTTGGCGGGAGAAAATAA